One segment of Thermosynechococcus sp. HN-54 DNA contains the following:
- a CDS encoding ABC exporter membrane fusion protein, with product MGHPFLSKIGRPWLIGGAISVGLGSLVFSLNYWQQLQRANEEQEIQAALANPMSDRITALGRLEPEGEVVAISAPSMTERLGQLLVREGDRVVAGQPLAYLDTYPERKAERDLAASQLQEARLRYEAETRLALAQIAEAERRRDRANEPAIAAIQAQQATIQRIQAELETANREYQRFAQLFADGAVSQQDLDDRTVRVRSLQEELRNAQANLVRLQEERRTELATTTAQIEAAQANLERVQTQVQLLSAERNLQLAEARLERTIIRAPQNGRVLRIHTRAGETINERGILELGNTDQMYAVAEVYETDVPRVRVGQRAEIRSSALSAPITGRVAQVGLVVAKNDVTDTDPAAKTDARVVEVKIRLDNSEPVAGLTNMQVEIAMDPR from the coding sequence ATGGGACATCCGTTTCTCAGCAAAATTGGTCGTCCATGGCTGATCGGGGGGGCGATCTCCGTCGGATTAGGAAGTTTAGTATTCAGTTTGAACTATTGGCAGCAGCTTCAACGTGCCAATGAAGAACAAGAAATTCAGGCAGCCCTTGCCAATCCTATGAGCGATCGCATTACAGCGCTGGGTCGCTTGGAACCGGAAGGGGAAGTTGTCGCTATCAGTGCCCCCTCGATGACCGAACGATTAGGGCAATTGCTAGTACGCGAGGGCGATCGCGTGGTGGCCGGTCAACCCCTTGCCTATTTAGATACCTATCCGGAGCGCAAAGCCGAACGCGATTTGGCCGCCAGTCAGTTGCAGGAAGCCCGCCTACGCTATGAAGCCGAAACCCGCTTAGCCCTTGCTCAAATTGCCGAAGCCGAACGCCGTCGCGATCGCGCCAATGAACCGGCGATTGCCGCCATTCAAGCCCAGCAGGCCACGATTCAACGCATCCAAGCGGAACTTGAGACCGCCAATCGGGAGTATCAGCGCTTTGCCCAACTCTTTGCCGATGGGGCAGTGTCGCAACAGGATCTCGACGATCGCACTGTCCGCGTCCGTAGCCTACAGGAAGAACTACGCAACGCCCAAGCCAACCTTGTTCGCCTGCAGGAAGAGCGCCGCACCGAACTCGCCACTACAACCGCTCAGATCGAAGCGGCTCAAGCCAATCTCGAACGGGTGCAAACCCAAGTGCAACTCCTCTCAGCGGAACGGAATTTGCAACTGGCGGAAGCCCGCCTTGAGCGTACTATTATTCGGGCGCCGCAGAATGGCCGTGTTCTGCGCATCCACACCCGTGCTGGCGAAACCATTAACGAACGCGGCATTCTCGAACTGGGCAATACCGATCAAATGTATGCCGTTGCTGAAGTCTATGAAACCGATGTCCCCCGTGTGCGGGTGGGTCAGCGGGCTGAAATCCGCAGCAGTGCACTGAGTGCCCCCATTACTGGCCGTGTAGCGCAAGTGGGTCTGGTGGTGGCTAAAAATGATGTAACCGATACCGATCCAGCCGCAAAAACAGATGCGCGAGTTGTGGAAGTGAAAATTCGCCTTGATAACAGTGAGCCAGTGGCAGGTCTGACGAATATGCAAGTGGAAATTGCCATGGATCCGCGCTGA
- the devC gene encoding ABC transporter permease DevC, whose translation MIFAIPLGWLQLIRERIRLLVAIAGIAFAVVLMLMQFGFRDALFKAAVRFHESLNTDIVLISPQSTALIAMRSFPRRRLYQAAGFEGVKSVSPLYLSFGLWRNPINKSTRQLMVIGVDPMAVSISVSDTPHWQDAIKLADHVLFDAQSRAEFGPIPELYRQGEEVTTEVSGRKITVAGLFRMGANFGADGNLLTSDLNFLRLFPERNPGLIDVGLVRVQPGVNTKALARRMNASLGNDVLVMTREEFAAFERRYWENSTSIGFIFSLGALMGFIVGSVIVYQILYTDVTDHLAEYATLKAMGYRDLFFYGVVMQESLILSCMGYIPGFIVSFLLYIVIADATSLPVWMTVERASLVFTLTVLMCTLSGAIAMRRIQAADPADIF comes from the coding sequence ATGATTTTTGCAATTCCCTTGGGTTGGTTACAACTGATTCGGGAGCGAATTCGCCTCTTGGTGGCGATCGCTGGCATTGCCTTTGCGGTGGTGCTGATGCTGATGCAGTTTGGCTTTCGTGATGCTCTCTTTAAGGCGGCAGTGCGCTTCCACGAGAGCTTAAACACCGATATTGTCCTCATTAGTCCCCAATCCACCGCGCTGATTGCCATGCGCAGCTTTCCCCGGCGGCGACTCTACCAAGCAGCGGGCTTTGAAGGGGTCAAGTCCGTTTCTCCCCTTTACCTGAGTTTTGGTCTCTGGCGCAATCCCATTAACAAAAGTACTCGCCAACTGATGGTAATTGGCGTGGATCCGATGGCGGTGTCCATTTCCGTCTCCGATACCCCCCATTGGCAGGATGCCATTAAGCTAGCGGATCACGTTCTTTTTGATGCCCAATCGCGAGCCGAGTTTGGTCCGATTCCTGAGCTATACCGCCAAGGGGAAGAGGTCACGACTGAAGTCTCTGGCCGCAAAATCACTGTGGCAGGCTTGTTTCGCATGGGAGCCAACTTTGGTGCCGATGGTAATTTGCTCACGAGCGATTTGAACTTTTTGCGCCTTTTCCCCGAACGTAATCCGGGGCTGATTGATGTGGGTTTAGTACGGGTGCAGCCGGGGGTAAATACCAAGGCACTGGCACGGCGGATGAATGCTTCCCTCGGGAATGATGTGCTGGTGATGACCCGTGAGGAGTTTGCTGCGTTTGAGCGTAGGTATTGGGAAAACAGTACCTCCATTGGCTTTATTTTCTCCCTTGGTGCCCTGATGGGATTTATCGTTGGCTCTGTGATTGTCTATCAAATTCTCTACACCGATGTCACGGATCACTTGGCGGAGTATGCCACCCTCAAGGCCATGGGCTACCGCGATCTGTTCTTCTATGGCGTAGTCATGCAGGAGTCCTTGATTCTTTCCTGTATGGGCTATATTCCCGGATTCATCGTTTCGTTTTTACTCTATATCGTCATTGCCGATGCCACATCACTGCCAGTGTGGATGACAGTAGAGCGCGCCAGCTTGGTCTTTACCCTCACGGTGCTGATGTGTACCCTTTCAGGGGCGATCGCTATGCGGCGAATCCAAGCGGCTGATCCTGCCGATATTTTCTAG
- a CDS encoding DevA family ABC transporter ATP-binding protein translates to MEPVIHIQGLNHYFGQGQLRKQILFDLYARIEAGEIVIMTGPSGSGKTTLLTLIGALRSAQEGSLRVLGQELRNATKEQQIQIRRQTGYIFQGHNLLHALTARQNVQMALDLQPQLSPQEVRERVEAMLCAVGLGDRLDYYPHELSGGQKQRVAIARALVGHPKIVLADEPTAALDKKSGRDVVEIMRTLAREQGCTILIVTHDNRILDVADRIIHMEDGRLSETTIGISA, encoded by the coding sequence ATGGAGCCAGTGATTCACATCCAAGGCCTCAATCACTACTTTGGTCAAGGGCAACTGCGCAAGCAAATTCTCTTTGATCTGTATGCTCGCATTGAGGCGGGTGAAATTGTGATTATGACCGGGCCTTCGGGGTCAGGGAAAACCACACTTCTAACTCTGATTGGCGCCTTGCGATCGGCCCAAGAGGGCAGTCTGCGGGTTCTGGGTCAGGAACTCCGTAACGCCACCAAAGAGCAACAGATTCAAATTCGTCGCCAAACAGGCTACATCTTCCAAGGTCACAATCTGCTCCATGCCCTGACCGCTCGCCAAAATGTGCAGATGGCGCTGGATTTGCAACCCCAGCTGAGTCCACAGGAAGTTCGAGAACGAGTGGAAGCAATGCTCTGTGCCGTCGGCCTTGGAGACCGCCTCGATTACTATCCCCATGAACTCTCGGGGGGGCAAAAGCAACGGGTGGCGATCGCCCGCGCTCTTGTGGGACACCCCAAAATTGTTCTAGCAGATGAACCCACGGCTGCCCTCGATAAAAAATCTGGTCGCGACGTGGTGGAAATCATGCGTACCCTTGCCCGCGAACAGGGCTGCACCATTTTAATTGTGACCCACGATAACCGTATTCTCGATGTCGCCGATCGCATTATTCACATGGAAGATGGCCGCCTCTCAGAAACCACGATTGGCATTTCCGCCTAG
- a CDS encoding Uma2 family endonuclease: MFAAPQGTVPMLESGDRLSREAFERLYAQCPHIKKAELINGVVYVASPVRVDSHIRPHSLVMGWLMAFEVATANVMVLDNATVRLDAQTVVQPDALLRHVNGTSRISEDDYLEGAPELIVQIASRSAAYDLHDKLEVYCRWGVQEYLVWVVLEQDFHWYLKEGTSYHRQAPDDHGIFRSGHFSGLWLHWPALREGHLPLVLETLQTGLKLRQTP, encoded by the coding sequence ATGTTTGCAGCTCCGCAGGGGACAGTGCCAATGTTGGAGAGTGGCGATCGCCTCAGTCGCGAGGCCTTTGAGCGCCTGTATGCCCAATGTCCCCACATTAAAAAAGCGGAACTGATTAACGGAGTCGTGTACGTGGCCTCCCCTGTGCGGGTGGATTCCCACATCCGTCCCCACAGTCTCGTCATGGGCTGGTTGATGGCCTTTGAAGTAGCAACGGCAAACGTCATGGTGCTCGATAATGCCACCGTCCGCTTAGATGCCCAAACAGTGGTGCAACCCGATGCCCTGCTGCGCCATGTCAATGGCACCTCTCGTATCAGTGAGGATGATTATCTTGAAGGGGCACCTGAACTCATTGTCCAAATTGCCAGTCGCAGTGCCGCCTACGACCTCCACGACAAACTAGAGGTTTATTGTCGCTGGGGGGTTCAGGAATACTTGGTCTGGGTGGTACTGGAGCAGGATTTTCACTGGTATCTCAAAGAAGGAACAAGCTACCACCGTCAAGCGCCCGATGACCACGGCATTTTTCGCAGTGGGCACTTCTCTGGATTGTGGCTACACTGGCCAGCCCTGCGAGAGGGTCATTTACCCCTAGTGCTGGAAACCTTGCAAACAGGATTGAAATTGCGGCAAACCCCATAA
- the rpoB gene encoding DNA-directed RNA polymerase subunit beta, whose protein sequence is MASNQIYTPPAFTLPDLVEIQRASFRWFLEEGLIEELESFSPITDYTGKIELHFLAKDYRLKEPKYSVDEAKRRDATYSMQMYVPTRLINKENGNIIDQDVFIGDLPLMTDRGTFIINGAERVIVNQIVRSPGVYYKSETDKNGRRTYNASLIPNRGAWLKFETDKNDLLWVRIDKTRKLSAHVLLKALGLTDSEILERLRHPEYYQKTVEKEGKFSEEDALIELYKKLRPGEPPTVSGGQQLLESRFFDPKRYDLGRVGRYKLNRKLQLNIPDSVRILTPEDILASIDYLINLEFDLGTIDDIDHLGNRRVRSVGELLQNQVRVGLNRLERIIRERMTVSDTDSLTPTSLVNPKPLVAAIKEFFGSSQLSQFMDQTNPLAELTHKRRLSALGPGGLTRERAGFAVRDIHPSHYGRICPIETPEGPNAGLIGSLATHARVNEYGFIETPFYPVKDGRVLRDQPPIYMTADEEDDKRVAPGDVPTDENGYILGDVVPVRYRQDFTTTTPDQVDYVAVSPVQIISVATSLIPFLEHDDANRALMGSNMQRQAVPLLRSHRPLVGTGLEAQAARDSGMVILSQTNGVVTYVDANQIRVKTDNGPEMTYTLQKYQRSNQDTCLNQRPIVFVGDRVQAGQVIADGSATEGGELALGQNILVAYMPWEGYNYEDAILISERLVQEDVYTSIHIEKYEIEARQTKLGPEEITREVPNVSEDALRQLDENGIIRIGAFVEAGDILVGKVTPKGESDQPPEEKLLRAIFGEKARDVRDNSLRVPNGEKGRVVDVRVFTREQGDELPPGANMVVRVYVAQKRKIQVGDKMAGRHGNKGIISRILPVEDMPFLPDGRPVDIVLNPLGVPSRMNVGQVYECLLGWAGECLGRRFKITPFDEMHGKEKSRETVHAKLQEAREVTGKDWVFNPNDPGKMVVYDGRTGEPFDRPVTVGMAYMLKLVHLVDDKIHARSTGPYSLVTQQPLGGKAQQGGQRFGEMEVWALEAYGAAYILQELLTVKSDDMQGRNEALNAIVKGQSIPRPGTPESFKVLMRELQSLCLDISVRKASIPSFDEDGEMKPDPEVDLMVDVSPRRTPARPTIDYSALDDTDDKEGATTF, encoded by the coding sequence ATGGCTAGTAATCAGATTTACACGCCACCCGCTTTTACCTTGCCAGACCTTGTCGAGATTCAGCGGGCCAGCTTCCGATGGTTTCTTGAAGAAGGACTCATTGAAGAGCTAGAGAGTTTCTCCCCCATTACTGATTATACCGGCAAAATTGAGTTGCACTTTTTGGCCAAAGACTACCGACTCAAGGAGCCGAAGTATAGCGTCGATGAGGCCAAGCGGCGGGATGCCACCTACTCAATGCAAATGTATGTCCCAACTCGCCTCATTAACAAAGAAAACGGCAATATCATTGACCAAGATGTGTTCATCGGCGATCTGCCCCTGATGACCGATCGCGGGACGTTTATTATCAATGGTGCAGAGCGCGTCATTGTCAACCAGATTGTCCGCAGTCCCGGCGTTTACTACAAATCAGAAACCGACAAAAATGGTCGCCGTACCTACAATGCCAGCCTGATTCCCAACCGGGGCGCTTGGCTGAAATTTGAAACCGATAAAAACGATCTGCTCTGGGTACGCATTGACAAAACCCGTAAGCTCTCAGCGCACGTTCTCCTCAAAGCCTTGGGATTAACTGATAGCGAAATCCTAGAGCGGCTGCGTCACCCTGAGTACTACCAAAAAACCGTAGAAAAAGAAGGGAAGTTCTCTGAGGAAGACGCGCTCATTGAACTGTACAAAAAACTGCGGCCAGGGGAGCCACCCACGGTTTCAGGGGGACAACAGCTTCTGGAGTCGCGCTTCTTTGATCCCAAACGCTACGACCTTGGCCGGGTGGGTCGCTACAAGCTCAACCGCAAGTTGCAGTTGAATATTCCTGACTCGGTGCGCATCCTCACCCCAGAGGATATTCTTGCGTCCATTGACTATCTGATTAACCTAGAGTTTGATCTGGGAACGATTGATGACATTGACCACTTGGGCAATCGCCGCGTCCGTTCTGTCGGTGAATTGCTGCAAAACCAAGTGCGCGTTGGCCTCAATCGCCTAGAGCGCATTATTCGCGAGCGGATGACGGTGTCTGACACAGATTCTTTGACGCCCACTTCACTGGTCAACCCGAAGCCCTTAGTGGCGGCCATCAAGGAATTCTTTGGCTCTAGCCAGCTTTCCCAATTTATGGATCAGACCAACCCCCTCGCGGAACTGACCCACAAACGGCGCTTGAGTGCCCTAGGCCCCGGTGGTCTCACCCGTGAGCGGGCAGGCTTTGCAGTGCGGGATATTCACCCTAGCCACTATGGTCGCATCTGTCCCATTGAAACCCCTGAAGGTCCCAACGCCGGGTTGATTGGCTCCTTGGCGACCCATGCCCGCGTCAATGAATATGGCTTTATTGAGACGCCTTTCTATCCGGTAAAAGATGGTCGCGTCCTGAGGGATCAGCCGCCTATTTACATGACTGCCGACGAAGAGGATGATAAGCGGGTAGCACCGGGGGATGTGCCCACCGATGAAAATGGCTACATCCTTGGGGATGTGGTGCCGGTGCGCTATCGCCAAGATTTTACGACCACAACCCCCGATCAGGTGGACTACGTGGCGGTTTCGCCAGTGCAGATCATCTCTGTGGCCACATCGCTAATTCCTTTCTTGGAGCACGATGACGCCAACCGTGCCCTGATGGGATCGAACATGCAGCGGCAGGCAGTCCCCCTGTTGCGATCGCACCGTCCCTTGGTGGGTACCGGCCTAGAGGCTCAAGCAGCACGGGACTCTGGGATGGTGATTCTTAGCCAGACCAATGGCGTGGTCACCTATGTGGATGCCAATCAAATTCGTGTCAAAACCGATAATGGCCCTGAGATGACCTACACGCTGCAAAAGTACCAGCGCTCCAACCAAGATACCTGCTTGAATCAGCGACCAATTGTCTTTGTCGGCGATCGCGTCCAAGCGGGGCAAGTGATTGCCGATGGCTCCGCCACTGAGGGGGGTGAACTTGCCCTTGGCCAAAACATCCTTGTCGCCTATATGCCTTGGGAGGGCTACAACTACGAAGACGCGATCCTGATCAGTGAACGGCTGGTGCAAGAGGATGTCTATACCTCCATCCACATTGAGAAGTACGAGATTGAGGCGCGGCAAACTAAACTAGGTCCTGAGGAAATTACCCGCGAAGTGCCCAACGTCTCTGAAGATGCCCTGCGGCAGTTGGATGAAAACGGCATTATCCGCATCGGTGCTTTTGTAGAGGCGGGGGATATTCTTGTCGGTAAAGTCACCCCCAAAGGGGAATCGGATCAGCCCCCCGAAGAAAAACTCCTGCGTGCCATCTTTGGTGAAAAAGCGCGGGATGTGCGGGATAACTCCCTGCGGGTGCCCAATGGTGAAAAAGGTCGCGTTGTTGATGTGCGCGTCTTTACCCGTGAGCAAGGAGATGAGCTACCCCCCGGTGCCAATATGGTGGTGCGGGTCTATGTGGCCCAGAAGCGCAAAATCCAAGTGGGAGATAAAATGGCTGGCCGCCACGGCAACAAGGGGATTATTTCCCGCATTCTCCCTGTAGAGGATATGCCCTTCCTGCCCGATGGTCGCCCCGTGGATATTGTCCTCAATCCCTTGGGGGTGCCCTCTCGGATGAATGTGGGGCAAGTCTATGAGTGTTTGCTGGGCTGGGCTGGGGAGTGCCTTGGTCGTCGCTTCAAAATCACCCCCTTTGATGAAATGCACGGCAAAGAAAAATCCCGCGAAACCGTCCATGCCAAGCTCCAAGAGGCCAGGGAGGTCACGGGCAAGGATTGGGTCTTTAACCCCAATGATCCCGGCAAAATGGTGGTCTATGATGGCCGCACGGGTGAACCCTTTGACCGCCCCGTTACCGTAGGGATGGCCTATATGCTGAAGCTCGTGCACTTGGTGGACGATAAGATCCACGCCCGCTCCACGGGGCCCTACTCCTTGGTCACGCAACAGCCCCTCGGTGGTAAAGCCCAGCAAGGTGGTCAACGCTTTGGCGAAATGGAGGTGTGGGCACTGGAGGCCTATGGTGCCGCCTATATTCTCCAAGAGTTGCTGACGGTCAAGTCCGATGATATGCAAGGACGCAATGAAGCCCTCAATGCCATTGTCAAAGGGCAATCGATTCCCCGACCGGGCACGCCAGAGTCCTTCAAGGTGCTGATGCGGGAGTTGCAATCCCTGTGCTTGGATATTTCTGTGCGCAAGGCCAGTATTCCCAGCTTTGATGAGGATGGCGAAATGAAACCTGACCCCGAGGTGGATTTGATG